TGCTCGGAAGCCTCGCCGCCCCTGTGACACCTACCGCCCAAGCCAACGATCAAGCCACCGATCCAGCCGTCGAGCAGGCCGCCGGCCCGGCCGCCGCCGCTGGAGCCGCGCCGTTCGTCGAGGACAGCGTGCTGTTCCAGCAGAAGACCAACGGGTATGCGTGTTTCCGCATCCCGGCCGTCGTGCACGCGACCGACGGCGAGGTGCTCGCGTTCGCCGAGGGCCGGGTCGCGGACTGCGGCGACGACGGCGACATCGACATCGTGCTGCGCCGGTCGTCCGACGGCGGCAAGACCTTCGGACCACTACAGGTCGTTTCCAAAGGCAACGGCAGCACCCACGGCAACCCCGTGCCGATTGTTGACAATAAGACAGGCCGAATCGTCCTGGTCACCACGCACAACGGCCCGGAGCCGTGTACGAACGGCTGCGACCGCGACCCGTACGTACAGACCAGCGACGACAACGCCACCACCTGGACCGCGCCGCGCGAACTGACCGACGCGAAACTGCCGAGCTGGAACTTCTGGTACGCGACCGGTCCGATGCACGGCATCCAGCTCCAGCACGGCCCGCACGCCGGCCGGCTGATCGTCGGCGCCAGCTTCGAGACGTACGACGGTGCCGGACCGCACGTGTACGGCACGCACCTGCTGTACTCCGACGACGCCGGCGAAACCTGGCACATCGGCGCGACCACGTCCCGCGACGACGGCAAGGTGATCGCGCAGGAAGTCACCGTGGTCGAGCTGACCGACGGACGGATCTACGCGCTCGCCCGCGAACGCGGAACCGATCCAGGCAACCGCGCGTACGCGATCAGCAGCGACGGCGGCGCCACCTTCGACGCGCCGTTCCGGACGATCCCGCGACTGGTGATGCCGGACGTCCAGGGCTCGCTGCTCCGATTCAGCGCGCGAAACGAAGGCGGCAACCGGAACCGCATCCTGTTCTCCGCGCCGGCCCATCCGGCCGCGCGTGAGGTGATGACGGTGCGGTCGTCGTACGACGAGGCGCGATCCTTCGGCACCTGGCAGCAAGGAAAGGTCTTCTACTGGGGACCTTCCGCGTACTCGGACCTGGTCCGGCTGGACGGCGATCAGGCCGGGTTACTGTACGAGGCCGGCGTCGCGAACCCGTACGAGTCGATCCGCTGGGCGCGCTTCAACGAGGCGTATCTGTCGACGCCGAACGGTACGCCACCGGGCGTTCCCGGCCCGCCCGCACCTGGTCCCCGGACGGCGGATGTGGGCCCAGCGCACAACCCGGCGTACGTACGCGGCGGCGCGACCGTTGCCGCCGGCAAGTTCGGGAACGGGCTCGCGCTCGACGGCGTGGACGACTACGTCGAGGTGCCGTTCGACCGGTCGATCGACCTCGGCGCGGACGACTTCACGATGATGACGTGGATCAAGTACGGCGCGAAGACCGGTTCGCGGGCGATCCTCTGGGCGTACCGGACCGGGTCGGGCAGTACGCCGCAGGTGTGGTTGCGGGCGGAACCCGAGAGCAACCGGATCAGGGCGTTGCTGTCGGTTGACCGGTTCAATGTGACAGTGCAGTCGGCTTCGGCGTACAACGACGACGCGTGGCATCACGTCGTACTGCAACGCGCGAACGGCAAGCTCCGCTTGCTGATCGACGGCACCGAGGTCGGCTCCGCGACCGCACCACCCGGATCGGTCACGGCCGGCAAGGAGTTCGGTGTCCAGGGCATCCAGGTCGGTCAGCGAGTCGACGGCGCGAACCGGTTCCAGGGCACGGTCGACGAGGTGCGCGTCTACCGCCGGGCGCTCACGGACGCGGAACTGACCGCGATCCGCGAGACGAACAAGCCGATCCGTTCGAAGCTAGGGCTCGACCTGCCCCTGAACCAGGTGAGCGTGCCAGGCCTGGGCTGACGGATCGGTCAGCGAGGCGACCTGGTCGACGATGACGCGCAGCCGCGCGTTGTCGTCGGCCGCCGCCGCGAAGTCGGATCGGAACGGGACGTCGAGATCACGCGGGGCGCTTTTCCACAGGGCTTCGATCAGCTCGGTGAGCAGCTCGCGTTGCACCGCGCGGCGGGCCTGGCGTTCCGGTGAGTTGAGTACGTGGAACATGCCGATGCCCTTGAGCAGGCCGATCTCGACGCGAATGCCATCCGGGACGATCAGATCGGCCTCGTACCGGATCAGGCGGGACCGGCCGAAGGCGGCATGCGTCGCCTGCTCGGCACCGGTGGCGAACCGGCCGATCAGCTGGCTGGTCAGGTCCTTCAGCCCGCCGAGCGCCCGCCGGCTGTCGTCGAAGCCGGCCGCCGGCCAGTAGTTCAGCCCGCGCAGCCGCGCCCAGCCCTCGTCCAGCTCCGTATCGGTTGCCTCGGGCAAATACATCCGCCGGACGGTGTCCCAGTACGGCGCGCGGTCCGCCTGCACCGCGGCGAGATCCAGGTGATGGGCGACGATCGCGTCCTCGACGTCGTGCACCGAGTACGCGACGTCGTCGGCGAAGTCCATCACCTGCGCTTCCAGGCAGCGCCGCTCCCCCACGCCCGCACGCAACCAGGTGAAGACGGCGAGATCATCGTCGTACACGCCGAACTTCCGCTCGCCCTCGCGCCGCGGCCACGGGTACTTGGTCGCGGCGTCCAGGGTCGCGCGGCTCAGGTTCAGCCCGACGCTGCGGCCGTCGGCATCGAACGTCTTCGACTCCAGCCGAGTCAGTAGCCGCAGGGTCTGCGCGTTGCCCTCGAAACCGCCGATGTCCGCCGCGACCTGATCGAGCGCGCGCTCACCGTTGTGGCCGAACGGCGGATGCCCGAGATCGTGCGACAGGCAGGCAGCGTCCACGATGTCCGGATCGCAGCCGAGCGTCGCCGCGAGCTCGCGCCCGATCTGCGCGACCTCGAGGCTGTGGGTCAACCGGTTCCGGACGAAGTCGTCGCTGCCGGCCGTGACCACCTGGGTCTTCGCCGCCAGCCGGCGCAGCGCCGCGCTGTGCAGCACCCGCGCCCGGTCACGCGCGAACGCGGTCCGCCCCGGCCGTTTGACCGGCTCCGCGACCCAGCGCTCGGCATCATGCTCGTCATACCCTTTGTGCTGCTTCCTCATCACAGCTCACACTAACCACGCCCACCGACAGTTTTCGTCGCCTCGCGGCTGAACGGTCCGGGAACTCAGGCGCCCACGCAATACCGCATCCAGAGCACACCGTCCGCGAACACCTCGGTCCCGACGTGGCGCAGCTCAAGTTGCGTACCGCCACACCATCTTTGCCCGGAACCAACGATCACTGGGTGCACCAGCAGCGCGAGCTCGTCAACCAGGCCGAGCTCAAGACACGCCCGCAACAGGGCACCCGCCGAGTCCACGCGCACCGTACGCACGCCGCG
The genomic region above belongs to Kribbella solani and contains:
- a CDS encoding sialidase family protein, with the protein product MRVLTPGRLAAAALLVLGSLAAPVTPTAQANDQATDPAVEQAAGPAAAAGAAPFVEDSVLFQQKTNGYACFRIPAVVHATDGEVLAFAEGRVADCGDDGDIDIVLRRSSDGGKTFGPLQVVSKGNGSTHGNPVPIVDNKTGRIVLVTTHNGPEPCTNGCDRDPYVQTSDDNATTWTAPRELTDAKLPSWNFWYATGPMHGIQLQHGPHAGRLIVGASFETYDGAGPHVYGTHLLYSDDAGETWHIGATTSRDDGKVIAQEVTVVELTDGRIYALARERGTDPGNRAYAISSDGGATFDAPFRTIPRLVMPDVQGSLLRFSARNEGGNRNRILFSAPAHPAAREVMTVRSSYDEARSFGTWQQGKVFYWGPSAYSDLVRLDGDQAGLLYEAGVANPYESIRWARFNEAYLSTPNGTPPGVPGPPAPGPRTADVGPAHNPAYVRGGATVAAGKFGNGLALDGVDDYVEVPFDRSIDLGADDFTMMTWIKYGAKTGSRAILWAYRTGSGSTPQVWLRAEPESNRIRALLSVDRFNVTVQSASAYNDDAWHHVVLQRANGKLRLLIDGTEVGSATAPPGSVTAGKEFGVQGIQVGQRVDGANRFQGTVDEVRVYRRALTDAELTAIRETNKPIRSKLGLDLPLNQVSVPGLG
- a CDS encoding deoxyguanosinetriphosphate triphosphohydrolase → MRKQHKGYDEHDAERWVAEPVKRPGRTAFARDRARVLHSAALRRLAAKTQVVTAGSDDFVRNRLTHSLEVAQIGRELAATLGCDPDIVDAACLSHDLGHPPFGHNGERALDQVAADIGGFEGNAQTLRLLTRLESKTFDADGRSVGLNLSRATLDAATKYPWPRREGERKFGVYDDDLAVFTWLRAGVGERRCLEAQVMDFADDVAYSVHDVEDAIVAHHLDLAAVQADRAPYWDTVRRMYLPEATDTELDEGWARLRGLNYWPAAGFDDSRRALGGLKDLTSQLIGRFATGAEQATHAAFGRSRLIRYEADLIVPDGIRVEIGLLKGIGMFHVLNSPERQARRAVQRELLTELIEALWKSAPRDLDVPFRSDFAAAADDNARLRVIVDQVASLTDPSAQAWHAHLVQGQVEP